In Halomarina salina, one DNA window encodes the following:
- a CDS encoding DUF5783 family protein codes for MTAFDPEQFEEKYVHYLDELQTAYRNAYQHFHGEYDSTLLRAIDRQVLDESEPFYEGDGEFRVELPESPRERVGELPVDDERFYAVLDEFVDRIEYELRRVFGFEAK; via the coding sequence GTGACCGCCTTCGACCCCGAGCAGTTCGAGGAGAAGTACGTCCACTATCTGGACGAACTGCAGACGGCGTACCGGAACGCGTACCAGCACTTCCACGGCGAGTACGACTCGACCCTGCTCCGAGCCATCGACCGCCAGGTGCTGGACGAGAGCGAACCGTTCTACGAGGGCGACGGCGAGTTCCGCGTCGAACTGCCCGAAAGCCCGCGCGAGCGGGTCGGAGAACTCCCGGTCGACGACGAGCGGTTCTACGCCGTCCTCGACGAGTTCGTCGACCGCATCGAGTACGAACTCCGCCGGGTCTTCGGGTTCGAGGCGAAGTGA
- a CDS encoding class I SAM-dependent methyltransferase, whose translation MTDADPGDGTDRSSVRETYDRIAEHFSQTREHPWPEVREFCESASTPDDSGTALDLGCGNGRHAELLAERVDRVVGVDASTELLRVARDRAVDRGYSDALSLVAGDAARIPLAADSADLGVYVAALHHLPTRESRRASLDDLARVLVPGGRALVSVWAVTHSKFDRESGFDTTVDWTLPGGETVGRFYHVYDLAEFEADCAASALGVERIYESEGNCYAVVTGPA comes from the coding sequence ATGACCGACGCGGACCCGGGAGACGGTACGGACCGCAGCTCGGTGCGCGAGACGTACGACCGCATCGCCGAGCACTTCTCGCAGACCCGCGAGCACCCGTGGCCGGAGGTCCGCGAGTTCTGCGAGTCCGCCTCGACGCCCGACGACTCCGGGACCGCGCTCGACCTCGGCTGTGGCAACGGTCGCCACGCCGAACTGCTGGCCGAGCGCGTCGACCGGGTGGTCGGCGTCGACGCCAGCACCGAACTGCTCCGCGTCGCCCGCGACCGGGCCGTCGACCGCGGCTATTCGGACGCGCTCTCGCTCGTCGCGGGCGACGCCGCGCGCATCCCGCTCGCCGCGGACAGCGCCGACCTCGGGGTGTACGTCGCCGCGCTCCACCACCTGCCGACCCGCGAGTCCCGCCGGGCGAGCCTCGACGACCTCGCGCGGGTGCTCGTGCCGGGTGGGCGCGCGCTCGTCAGCGTCTGGGCCGTCACGCACTCCAAATTCGACCGCGAATCCGGGTTCGACACCACCGTCGACTGGACGCTCCCCGGCGGCGAGACGGTCGGCCGGTTCTACCACGTCTACGACCTCGCGGAGTTCGAGGCCGACTGCGCGGCGAGCGCGCTCGGCGTCGAGCGGATATACGAGAGCGAGGGCAACTGCTACGCGGTCGTCACGGGACCAGCGTGA
- the rocF gene encoding arginase has protein sequence MTRPLRVIGVPMDLGADRRGVDMGPSAIRYAGLHDELVDLEYDPTDVGDLPVTHPEVGDPDAVTPRTGNAKYIGEVENVCTRLADEVAETLADGAFPLVLGGDHSIAIGSVNGSARDADVGVVWFDAHADFNTPETTPSGNVHGMPVAAFLGEGEFGDTDWAQANVKPENVALVGLRSIDRTEREELRESGVSVFTMSDIDERGITDVTEEALDVVGEGTDGIHVSLDLDWLDPNEAPGVGTPVKGGVTYREAHAALERTARRDVRSLEVVEVNPILDRSNRTADLAVELAASGLGKRII, from the coding sequence ATGACACGACCGCTACGCGTCATCGGCGTGCCGATGGACCTCGGCGCGGACCGACGTGGCGTCGACATGGGCCCCTCCGCCATCCGCTACGCGGGCCTCCACGACGAACTCGTAGACCTGGAGTACGACCCGACGGACGTCGGCGACCTCCCCGTCACCCACCCCGAGGTGGGCGACCCCGACGCCGTCACTCCGCGGACGGGCAACGCGAAGTACATCGGCGAGGTGGAGAACGTCTGCACCCGACTGGCCGACGAGGTGGCCGAGACGCTCGCCGACGGGGCGTTCCCGCTCGTCCTCGGCGGCGACCACTCCATCGCCATCGGGTCGGTCAACGGCAGCGCCCGCGACGCCGACGTCGGCGTCGTCTGGTTCGACGCGCACGCCGACTTCAACACCCCCGAGACGACGCCCTCGGGCAACGTCCACGGGATGCCGGTCGCCGCGTTCCTCGGCGAGGGCGAGTTCGGCGACACCGACTGGGCGCAGGCGAACGTGAAGCCGGAGAACGTCGCGCTCGTGGGACTCCGCAGCATCGACCGGACCGAGCGCGAGGAGTTGCGCGAGAGCGGCGTCAGCGTGTTCACGATGAGCGACATCGACGAACGCGGCATCACCGACGTGACCGAGGAGGCACTGGACGTCGTCGGCGAGGGCACCGACGGCATCCACGTCAGTCTCGACCTGGACTGGCTCGACCCGAACGAAGCGCCGGGCGTCGGGACGCCGGTCAAGGGCGGCGTCACCTACCGCGAGGCGCACGCCGCGCTCGAACGCACCGCACGCCGCGACGTGCGCTCGCTGGAGGTCGTCGAGGTCAACCCCATCCTCGACCGCTCGAACCGCACGGCCGACCTGGCGGTCGAACTCGCCGCCAGCGGTCTCGGCAAGCGCATCATCTGA
- a CDS encoding TIGR00341 family protein, translating to MRLIKLLVDEDQLDTVLDILDEENIDFVVTKDATTEKDSSLVEFPLPTQAVEFVLGKLRDAGVDDREYTIIGSAETAKTEHYHELEDRFVAGVEEDDSVAKEEIRAKALDMYRNALTYYSLTAFSAIVAAAGLLLDSPAVVVGAMVIAPQVGSALIASVGMVLDDTRMMKMGVRTQIVGFTIAIVGAVAFGGLLKLGGFVPNALDVTTVGQISKRISPGLLSVSVAFCAGAAGAFGLATALPVSLVGVMIAAALVPAAAAVGIGIAWGMPSVAVGAFLLLVVNAVAVNLSGFVVLWYLGYRPDSWGSADVGAVRRYAPTAGALVILVGILAVAGGVVGGNVALENDVNHIVTDAVTSDEYAQLSLVSVQTEVSSIRMLDETPTVSVVVSRPTGEEYPDLASDLRQRIESSTGEQVIVEIQYQDRSRSTPGAASLEPRSSAAVGSASHAVVGPSHVAA from the coding sequence ATGCGCCTGATAAAGCTCCTCGTCGACGAGGACCAGCTCGATACGGTCCTCGATATTCTCGACGAGGAGAACATCGACTTCGTCGTCACCAAGGACGCGACGACGGAGAAGGACTCCTCGCTGGTCGAGTTCCCGCTCCCGACCCAGGCCGTCGAGTTCGTCCTCGGCAAACTCCGGGACGCGGGTGTCGACGACCGCGAGTACACCATCATCGGGAGCGCCGAGACGGCCAAGACCGAGCACTACCACGAACTCGAAGACCGGTTCGTCGCGGGCGTGGAGGAGGACGACTCGGTCGCAAAAGAGGAGATCCGTGCGAAGGCGCTGGACATGTACCGCAACGCGCTGACGTACTACTCGCTGACCGCCTTCTCGGCCATCGTCGCGGCCGCGGGCCTCCTGCTCGACTCCCCGGCGGTCGTCGTCGGCGCGATGGTCATCGCCCCGCAGGTAGGGTCGGCGCTCATCGCCAGCGTCGGGATGGTGCTCGACGACACCCGGATGATGAAGATGGGCGTCCGCACCCAGATTGTCGGGTTCACCATCGCCATCGTCGGGGCCGTCGCCTTCGGCGGGTTACTGAAACTCGGCGGCTTCGTCCCGAACGCGCTCGACGTGACGACCGTCGGCCAGATATCGAAGCGCATCTCGCCCGGCCTGCTCTCGGTCTCGGTCGCGTTCTGTGCGGGCGCGGCCGGGGCGTTCGGCCTCGCCACCGCCCTCCCCGTCTCGCTGGTCGGCGTGATGATCGCCGCCGCCCTCGTCCCCGCCGCGGCCGCCGTCGGCATCGGCATCGCGTGGGGGATGCCGTCGGTCGCCGTCGGCGCGTTCCTGTTGCTGGTGGTCAACGCCGTCGCGGTCAACCTCTCGGGGTTCGTCGTCCTCTGGTACCTCGGCTACCGTCCCGACTCGTGGGGGAGCGCCGACGTCGGAGCCGTCCGACGCTACGCGCCGACCGCCGGTGCGCTGGTCATCCTCGTCGGCATCCTCGCCGTCGCGGGCGGTGTCGTCGGCGGGAACGTCGCCCTGGAGAACGACGTCAACCACATCGTCACCGACGCGGTCACCAGCGACGAGTACGCGCAGTTGAGCCTCGTGAGTGTCCAGACCGAGGTGAGTTCCATCCGGATGCTCGATGAGACGCCGACCGTCAGCGTCGTCGTCTCCCGGCCGACAGGCGAGGAGTACCCGGACCTCGCCAGCGACCTCAGGCAGAGAATCGAGTCGTCGACCGGCGAGCAGGTCATCGTCGAGATACAGTACCAGGACCGCTCCCGGTCGACGCCGGGGGCCGCCTCGCTGGAACCGCGGTCGTCGGCCGCCGTGGGGAGTGCGTCGCACGCCGTGGTCGGGCCGTCCCACGTCGCCGCCTGA
- a CDS encoding DUF7350 domain-containing protein has protein sequence MQRRRFLAGGLGLAGSAVLAGCSDSSSADPSTDASTTADQSSNSTTGTATPPGTPGEKPSGIYVQSFVETMSMQGTKTAGDYAFALMFTVPHTFWNVNGTEVQETAKTPEDSLHLMAQVWDPETGTVLPETGLSVEIRRASGGSAGELVSQEVIYPMLSQPMGFHYGGNFTLPENGTYSVALSVGGTNIRRTGAFQGRFGDPATVEIPLDFTNETQSEVTTREVEQAGQQGALAPNDMGSLPTARAPAPEDLPGTVRGRTRSDDAVFVVTTLDSPPAGVSGDGYLAVSARTRYNDLLLPAMGLDATVTRGDETVFDGSLTRTLDPDLNYHYGTSVDVESGDSLTLTPTAPPQVARHEGYETAFLQFEPTTLDL, from the coding sequence ATGCAACGCCGCCGGTTCCTCGCGGGTGGTCTCGGACTCGCTGGCTCCGCTGTACTCGCCGGCTGTTCCGACTCCTCCTCCGCCGACCCCTCCACCGACGCCAGTACCACCGCCGACCAGTCGTCGAACAGCACCACCGGGACGGCGACGCCCCCAGGGACGCCGGGCGAGAAGCCCTCGGGAATCTACGTGCAGTCGTTCGTCGAGACGATGTCGATGCAGGGGACGAAGACGGCGGGCGACTACGCGTTCGCGCTCATGTTCACCGTCCCGCACACGTTCTGGAACGTCAACGGGACCGAGGTCCAGGAGACCGCGAAGACGCCTGAGGACAGCCTCCACCTGATGGCGCAGGTCTGGGACCCCGAGACGGGGACGGTGCTCCCCGAGACGGGACTCTCGGTCGAGATCCGGCGAGCGTCGGGCGGGAGTGCGGGCGAACTGGTGAGTCAGGAGGTCATCTACCCGATGTTGAGTCAGCCGATGGGCTTTCACTACGGCGGGAACTTCACACTGCCCGAGAACGGGACGTACTCCGTCGCTCTCAGCGTCGGCGGGACGAACATCCGCCGAACGGGCGCGTTCCAGGGGCGGTTCGGTGACCCCGCTACCGTCGAGATTCCACTCGACTTCACGAACGAGACGCAGTCCGAGGTCACCACCCGCGAGGTCGAGCAGGCGGGCCAGCAGGGGGCGCTCGCTCCGAACGACATGGGGTCGCTGCCGACCGCTCGTGCGCCCGCTCCCGAGGACCTCCCCGGAACCGTCCGCGGTCGGACGCGCAGTGACGACGCCGTCTTCGTCGTCACCACCCTCGACTCGCCCCCGGCGGGCGTCTCGGGCGACGGCTACCTCGCCGTCTCGGCGCGGACGCGGTACAACGACCTCCTCCTCCCCGCCATGGGCCTCGACGCGACGGTCACGCGCGGCGACGAGACGGTGTTCGACGGCTCGCTCACGCGGACGCTGGACCCCGACCTGAACTATCACTACGGGACGAGCGTCGACGTCGAGTCGGGCGACTCGCTGACGCTCACGCCGACGGCGCCGCCACAGGTCGCTCGCCACGAGGGGTACGAGACGGCGTTCCTCCAGTTCGAACCGACGACGCTCGACCTCTGA
- a CDS encoding NAD-dependent epimerase/dehydratase family protein, protein MEGNRVLVTGGAGFIGSNLANALAEDNHVIALDDAYLGTAENLDPAVDFVEGSVLDDDLPADVDALFHLAALSSRNMHEEDPMQGARVNVEGFINTVEQVRAEGCDTVVYASTSSIYGSQTDPCSEDMPVEARTGYEASKMAREKYAEYYSNFHEMNAAGMRFFSVYQGYGGAEEHKGEYANLIAQFADQIASGESPVIYGDGTQTRDFTHVDDIVRGLELAADHELDGVYNLGTGDAYTINHLIERLNEVLGTDVQPEYVENPLKNYVHDTKADPSKMKDATGWDPEIDFDEGLRRVCASYL, encoded by the coding sequence ATGGAAGGGAACCGAGTCCTCGTGACGGGCGGTGCCGGGTTCATCGGGTCGAACCTGGCGAACGCGCTCGCCGAGGACAACCACGTCATCGCGCTCGACGACGCGTACCTCGGGACCGCGGAGAACCTCGACCCCGCCGTCGACTTCGTCGAGGGGTCGGTGCTCGACGACGACCTGCCGGCGGACGTCGACGCCCTGTTCCACCTCGCCGCGCTCTCCTCCCGGAACATGCACGAGGAGGACCCGATGCAGGGTGCGCGCGTCAACGTCGAGGGCTTCATCAACACCGTCGAGCAGGTTCGAGCCGAGGGCTGCGACACCGTCGTCTACGCGTCGACCTCCTCCATCTACGGCTCCCAGACCGACCCCTGCTCGGAGGACATGCCCGTCGAGGCCCGCACCGGCTACGAGGCGTCGAAGATGGCCCGCGAGAAGTACGCCGAGTACTACTCGAACTTCCACGAGATGAACGCCGCGGGGATGCGCTTCTTCTCGGTCTACCAGGGCTACGGTGGCGCGGAGGAGCACAAGGGCGAGTACGCGAACCTCATCGCGCAGTTCGCCGACCAGATAGCGAGCGGCGAGTCGCCGGTCATCTACGGCGACGGGACGCAGACCCGCGACTTCACGCACGTCGACGACATCGTCCGCGGCCTCGAACTCGCCGCCGACCACGAACTCGACGGCGTCTACAACCTCGGCACCGGCGACGCCTACACCATCAACCACCTCATCGAACGACTGAACGAGGTGCTCGGGACCGACGTCCAACCCGAGTACGTCGAGAACCCCCTGAAGAACTACGTCCACGACACGAAGGCCGACCCGTCGAAGATGAAGGACGCGACGGGGTGGGACCCCGAGATAGACTTCGACGAGGGGCTCCGCCGCGTCTGCGCGTCGTATCTGTAA
- a CDS encoding HTH domain-containing protein, translated as MSSIELTSSQKKILQELINLYGSSERAVKGEDIADRTDRNPGTIRNQMQSLKALQLVEGVPGPKGGYKPTANAYEALEIQDLDEPAEVPLFHNGEQVQDANVQEIDLTSVHHPELCRAEIRLHGSINEFHDGDTVRVGPTPRSKLLIEGVVDGKDESSNVLVVSTTKMQAPAGDPEH; from the coding sequence ATGTCATCGATAGAGCTCACGTCGAGCCAGAAGAAGATTCTGCAGGAGCTCATCAATCTCTACGGCTCGTCGGAGCGAGCGGTCAAGGGCGAGGACATCGCCGACCGCACGGACCGGAACCCGGGGACGATCCGCAACCAGATGCAGTCGCTGAAGGCGCTCCAGCTGGTCGAGGGCGTTCCGGGTCCGAAGGGCGGGTACAAACCGACCGCGAACGCCTACGAGGCGCTGGAGATTCAGGACCTCGACGAACCCGCCGAGGTACCGCTGTTCCACAACGGTGAGCAGGTACAGGACGCCAACGTACAGGAGATAGACCTGACGAGCGTCCATCACCCCGAACTCTGCCGGGCGGAGATTCGACTCCACGGCTCCATCAACGAGTTCCACGACGGCGACACCGTCCGCGTCGGGCCGACGCCGCGCTCGAAGCTCCTCATCGAGGGCGTCGTCGACGGGAAGGACGAGTCGAGTAACGTCCTCGTCGTCTCGACGACGAAGATGCAGGCTCCCGCGGGCGACCCCGAGCACTGA